One Actinomycetota bacterium genomic window carries:
- a CDS encoding C39 family peptidase, with the protein MKHRVVAIVLVAVMLLSFPGIAAAANLPVPVFGQLPLNNLCWATAASMVIAYGKPDNIDRKVDIAKMIHGAVNYNKGGTNANMRDAVWTYLRWPGSIQNNMLSYTAVQYQTNNGGPIIARMSKNSGATLHALTIRGYNTTGSKVFYNDPWNGKFYDKYTHTDLVLGRINDPWDWGIWNAGIFWR; encoded by the coding sequence ATGAAACATCGCGTCGTAGCAATAGTGTTGGTAGCGGTAATGCTTTTAAGTTTTCCGGGTATAGCAGCTGCTGCAAACTTGCCCGTTCCTGTGTTTGGCCAGCTACCACTCAATAATCTGTGCTGGGCTACTGCGGCCTCGATGGTTATAGCTTATGGCAAGCCGGACAATATAGATAGAAAGGTCGATATCGCCAAGATGATTCATGGCGCCGTCAACTATAATAAAGGCGGCACCAACGCTAATATGCGGGATGCTGTCTGGACATATCTAAGGTGGCCCGGCTCCATTCAAAACAATATGCTGTCCTATACAGCGGTTCAATACCAGACCAACAATGGGGGGCCGATTATTGCCAGAATGAGTAAGAATAGCGGCGCAACGCTTCACGCACTTACCATCAGGGGCTATAACACGACCGGCAGCAAAGTATTCTATAACGACCCTTGGAACGGAAAGTTCTACGATAAGTATACTCATACCGACCTTGTACTTGGCCGCATTAATGATCCCTGGGATTGGGGGATATGGAATGCCGGCATATTTTGGAGGTAA
- a CDS encoding DUF433 domain-containing protein: MNWRERITVDPLVCHGKACIKGTRVMVSAILDNLAEGVSEKEILKSYPSLTPEDIKATIAYAAELSRERLLPVAE; encoded by the coding sequence ATGAACTGGAGAGAAAGAATAACTGTGGATCCGCTCGTATGTCACGGAAAAGCTTGTATTAAGGGTACACGCGTTATGGTGTCCGCGATACTTGATAATCTGGCGGAAGGTGTAAGCGAGAAGGAAATCTTAAAAAGCTATCCATCGCTAACCCCTGAAGATATTAAGGCGACTATAGCGTATGCTGCGGAACTATCTCGCGAACGATTGCTACCTGTAGCAGAGTAG
- a CDS encoding DUF5615 family PIN-like protein: MRFKIDENLPIEIAELLIHAGYDAKTVNFIY, from the coding sequence ATGCGGTTCAAGATAGATGAAAATCTACCAATCGAAATTGCAGAACTTCTGATCCATGCTGGATATGATGCAAAAACCGTAAATTTCATCTATTAA